One window from the genome of Myxococcales bacterium encodes:
- a CDS encoding CarD family transcriptional regulator produces MSEFKPGEMVVYPTHGVAEMVSVEHRELAGTKAQFYVLKIVESGLKVMVPVKNAGTVGIRNLVSKEEIDEIYEMLKSREVPRDNQTWNRRSREYEEKINTGSLYEIAELVRDLRVLGARKELSFGEKRVLAKAKKRMVKEISTVKKLADDVATVEVDTIFADIPLKVPPS; encoded by the coding sequence GTGAGCGAGTTTAAACCCGGCGAAATGGTTGTCTATCCGACCCACGGCGTCGCCGAAATGGTGTCGGTTGAACACCGCGAACTCGCCGGCACCAAAGCGCAATTCTACGTCCTCAAAATCGTCGAGTCGGGCCTCAAGGTCATGGTACCGGTAAAAAATGCCGGCACGGTGGGCATTCGCAATCTCGTCTCCAAAGAGGAAATCGACGAAATCTACGAGATGCTCAAGAGCCGCGAGGTGCCGCGCGATAACCAAACGTGGAATCGCCGCAGCCGCGAATACGAAGAAAAGATCAACACCGGCAGCCTCTACGAGATTGCCGAACTCGTACGCGACTTGCGCGTGCTCGGCGCGCGCAAAGAACTTTCGTTTGGCGAAAAGCGCGTACTCGCCAAGGCCAAGAAGCGGATGGTTAAAGAAATCTCGACCGTCAAAAAATTGGCCGACGACGTGGCGACAGTCGAAGTCGACACCATCTTCGCCGACATTCCTCTAAAAGTCCCGCCGTCGTAA
- the fsa gene encoding fructose-6-phosphate aldolase, with protein sequence MKFFIDTADVKEIKEATAMGLVDGVTTNPSLIAKSGRKFRDVVMEICDLVPGPVSAEVVGLDATTMMSEARDLAALRKNIVVKIPLTAEGLKATRQCSEAGIKTNVTLCFSATQALLAAKAGATYISPFVGRLDDISHEGMGLIADILQIYDNYNFETEVLVASVRHPIHVLEAAKMGAHVATCPLSVLLQLAKHPLTDLGLDKFMADWKKVPQ encoded by the coding sequence ATGAAGTTTTTTATCGACACCGCCGACGTCAAGGAAATCAAGGAAGCCACCGCCATGGGCCTGGTCGATGGCGTCACCACCAATCCCAGCCTGATCGCCAAATCCGGTCGCAAGTTTCGCGACGTCGTGATGGAAATCTGTGATTTGGTGCCGGGTCCGGTGTCGGCGGAGGTGGTCGGGCTAGACGCGACGACCATGATGAGCGAGGCGCGCGACCTGGCGGCCTTGCGCAAAAACATTGTCGTGAAGATTCCGCTTACCGCGGAGGGACTGAAGGCAACGCGTCAGTGCAGCGAGGCCGGCATCAAGACCAACGTCACCCTGTGCTTCTCGGCGACGCAGGCGTTGCTCGCCGCCAAGGCAGGCGCGACGTACATCTCACCCTTTGTCGGCCGGCTCGACGACATTTCGCACGAGGGCATGGGCCTCATCGCCGACATCCTGCAGATCTATGACAACTACAACTTTGAGACCGAGGTGTTGGTGGCCTCCGTGCGGCATCCGATCCACGTCCTCGAGGCGGCGAAGATGGGTGCCCACGTCGCGACGTGTCCATTGTCGGTGCTGCTGCAGCTGGCCAAGCATCCGCTCACGGACCTTGGGCTCGACAAGTTTATGGCCGATTGGAAAAAAGTTCCTCAATGA
- a CDS encoding Arc family DNA-binding protein: MARKPVLIRIPEELYDALAKWADDKLRSTNAQIEYLLQDAVKKAGRSKKPKAVAEPPPRADRSATKPTDDEADADDPAP, from the coding sequence ATGGCGCGCAAACCCGTTCTCATTCGCATCCCCGAGGAGCTCTACGACGCCCTCGCGAAGTGGGCGGATGATAAGCTGCGCAGCACCAATGCGCAAATTGAATATCTCTTGCAAGACGCGGTGAAGAAAGCGGGTCGGAGCAAGAAGCCCAAAGCGGTCGCTGAGCCGCCACCGCGTGCCGACCGCAGCGCAACCAAGCCAACCGACGACGAGGCAGACGCCGACGACCCTGCGCCGTAA
- the lipB gene encoding lipoyl(octanoyl) transferase LipB: protein MKAPPPLQVLELGLVAYEQAHARQLELVGKRQRGDCEDVLLLCEHPHVITKGRSKASDANVLAPGDVPVIEVERGGDVTYHGPGQLVAYPIVLLREGERDLHKYLRNLEAAVIETMAAFGLTGDREAGKTGVWTSDVHGARRKLCSLGIACRRWVCFHGLALNVVTDLTYFSRINPCGFDAAVMTSMSAEQTARGLVAPPATLSAVKEGLAAALAKALVRDLRR, encoded by the coding sequence ATGAAAGCGCCACCCCCGCTGCAAGTGCTTGAGCTTGGCCTGGTCGCCTATGAACAGGCGCATGCACGGCAGCTCGAGTTGGTGGGCAAACGTCAGCGCGGCGACTGCGAAGACGTCTTGCTGCTATGCGAACACCCGCATGTCATTACCAAGGGTCGTAGCAAGGCGTCAGATGCAAATGTGTTGGCGCCCGGTGACGTGCCCGTTATCGAGGTCGAGCGCGGTGGCGATGTGACGTATCACGGGCCGGGGCAGCTGGTGGCGTATCCCATCGTGTTGCTGCGCGAAGGCGAGCGCGACCTCCACAAATATCTGCGTAACCTAGAGGCGGCGGTGATCGAAACCATGGCCGCCTTTGGCCTCACCGGCGATCGCGAAGCTGGCAAGACCGGCGTGTGGACCAGCGATGTACATGGTGCCCGTCGCAAGCTGTGCTCCTTGGGCATCGCGTGTCGGCGTTGGGTTTGTTTCCATGGCTTGGCGCTCAACGTGGTCACCGATTTGACATATTTTTCCCGTATCAATCCGTGTGGTTTTGACGCTGCCGTGATGACGAGCATGTCGGCCGAGCAGACAGCGCGAGGGCTCGTGGCCCCTCCAGCGACGCTGAGCGCGGTCAAAGAGGGGCTTGCCGCGGCCTTGGCGAAGGCCCTCGTGCGGGATTTGAGAAGATGA
- the hisH gene encoding imidazole glycerol phosphate synthase subunit HisH gives MRRVVILDVCSGNVRSVQRALQAASETATANDRAAPAHEIILTSDVAAIATAEALVVPGQGAFGTFRAAMERGGYEAPLRAYLASGKPYLGICLGMQVLFERSEEQGEHQGLGVVAGAVRRFATVGASGAPRKVPHMGWNQVTWHAGNEATPHPLRMGLANGQHFYFVHSYYADAGESDAARATLATTDYDGRFCAAVVRGNIAGVQFHPEKSHDAGLKFLTNFLRWQP, from the coding sequence ATGCGCCGCGTGGTGATCTTAGACGTTTGCTCGGGCAATGTGCGCTCTGTGCAGCGAGCCTTGCAAGCGGCGAGCGAGACCGCAACCGCAAACGATAGGGCGGCCCCTGCGCATGAGATCATATTGACAAGCGACGTGGCGGCGATTGCCACCGCGGAGGCGCTCGTGGTGCCGGGGCAGGGCGCGTTTGGCACGTTTCGCGCGGCCATGGAACGCGGCGGCTATGAGGCGCCGTTACGCGCGTATCTCGCGAGCGGCAAGCCTTATCTCGGGATTTGCCTCGGCATGCAGGTGCTTTTTGAACGCAGCGAAGAACAAGGTGAGCACCAAGGTCTTGGCGTGGTCGCAGGCGCGGTGCGGCGGTTCGCGACGGTCGGGGCAAGCGGCGCGCCGCGCAAGGTACCTCATATGGGGTGGAACCAAGTAACGTGGCACGCTGGCAACGAGGCGACGCCGCATCCGTTGCGCATGGGGCTCGCCAACGGGCAGCATTTCTATTTTGTTCACTCGTATTACGCCGATGCGGGCGAGAGCGACGCGGCGCGCGCAACCTTGGCGACCACCGACTACGACGGACGTTTTTGCGCCGCGGTGGTGCGGGGTAATATCGCGGGCGTCCAATTTCATCCTGAAAAAAGCCACGACGCGGGGCTGAAGTTCTTGACCAATTTTTTGCGGTGGCAACCATGA
- a CDS encoding SPFH domain-containing protein — protein sequence MSQQVNETTSDGYSGIGAIGVGLLAGAIAFAAFVSATTSAAPLASIAVVIVAALTALTMFAGIYMLEPNAAAIMQLFGRYVGTARTAGLRWRNPFYSLHKISVRVRTLETPTIKVNDVEGNPIEIRTLAVWRVRDTARAVFEVDHFERFMASQAEAALRDVSTKHPYDAHDDNQVSLRGHTEIVAADLAKDMTKRVALAGLELVEARITHLAYAPEIAQAMLQRQQAGAIIAARQRIVEGAVGMVEMALNMLAHRGVVELDSERKAAMVSNLLVVLCGERSTQPIINTGTLNS from the coding sequence ATGTCACAACAAGTTAACGAAACGACGTCAGATGGTTATTCGGGCATTGGCGCGATTGGCGTCGGCTTGCTTGCCGGCGCGATCGCGTTTGCGGCCTTCGTCAGCGCGACCACCAGCGCCGCCCCCTTGGCCAGCATTGCGGTGGTCATCGTGGCCGCGCTCACCGCGCTCACCATGTTCGCTGGCATCTACATGCTCGAGCCCAACGCCGCCGCGATCATGCAGCTGTTTGGCCGCTACGTTGGCACCGCGCGCACCGCGGGCCTGCGCTGGCGCAACCCGTTTTATTCGCTCCACAAGATCTCCGTACGCGTGCGCACGCTCGAGACCCCGACCATCAAGGTCAATGACGTCGAAGGCAACCCCATCGAGATTCGCACGCTGGCGGTATGGCGCGTCCGCGACACCGCGCGCGCGGTGTTCGAGGTCGACCACTTTGAGCGCTTCATGGCGTCGCAGGCCGAGGCGGCGCTGCGCGATGTCTCGACCAAGCATCCCTACGACGCGCACGACGACAATCAGGTGTCGTTGCGCGGCCACACCGAAATTGTCGCGGCCGATCTGGCGAAAGACATGACCAAACGCGTCGCGCTGGCGGGCCTTGAGCTGGTCGAGGCGCGCATCACCCACTTGGCCTACGCCCCAGAAATCGCGCAGGCCATGTTGCAGCGGCAACAAGCGGGCGCGATCATCGCGGCGAGGCAGCGCATCGTCGAGGGCGCGGTTGGCATGGTCGAGATGGCGCTCAATATGCTGGCCCATCGCGGCGTCGTGGAGCTCGATAGCGAGCGCAAGGCGGCCATGGTCTCTAACCTCTTGGTCGTGCTGTGCGGCGAACGCTCGACGCAACCCATCATCAACACCGGCACGCTAAATAGCTAA
- a CDS encoding leucyl aminopeptidase, whose product MKFVHVAEAPLAAKGDLLAFIVFGDPAKDALFTALNKALGGALAEAASAESFTGANLTTLVVPTLGRLNVKRIVVLGAGTGKREATPLQLRDLAALAHQCGEKLKAHTLAFVLPAGAPTTTAQLVVEGVLGGAYRFNKYLTTEEGKKNSPVTAVHLLAHGKSDKVAAGVARSLATGITRGTAIGHAVNAARNWINEPAAFMTPTEMANNARAVAKKHKSVTASVLNRAACEKLKMGMFLAVAKGAAEEPTFIHMVYTPAKKAKKRVALIGKGLMFDSGGYSLKPSDSMFDMKVDMSGSAAVIAAMDAIATLGCEHEVHVIAACCENMVSGGAYKLGDILIGMDGTSVEINNTDAEGRLTLGDAITYTREKVKPDEMFDFATLTGACLVALGPYTAGVLSDHGKLASSWLSAAAATGEDMWRLPLNSRLKEQLRSPIADMRNTGERWGGTITAGLFLKHFAKDTPWVHVDIAGPASITTRGAQRNPVEAPGLPWRPSSSIFAKRAQRAAGAVAVHGVDR is encoded by the coding sequence ATGAAATTTGTCCACGTTGCCGAGGCGCCGCTTGCGGCCAAGGGAGACCTACTTGCATTCATCGTATTTGGCGATCCAGCCAAAGACGCGCTGTTTACGGCGCTCAACAAGGCGCTAGGCGGGGCGCTCGCGGAAGCCGCAAGCGCGGAGTCGTTCACGGGCGCCAATCTCACCACGCTCGTCGTGCCGACGCTTGGTCGGCTAAATGTTAAACGGATCGTCGTGCTCGGCGCGGGCACAGGCAAGCGCGAGGCCACGCCGCTGCAGCTGCGCGATCTCGCGGCGTTGGCGCATCAATGCGGTGAAAAGCTCAAGGCGCACACCTTAGCCTTTGTGCTCCCCGCCGGCGCGCCCACCACCACCGCGCAACTCGTCGTCGAGGGCGTGCTTGGCGGCGCCTATCGCTTCAACAAGTACCTCACCACGGAAGAGGGCAAGAAGAATTCGCCGGTCACCGCGGTGCACTTGCTGGCCCACGGCAAGAGCGACAAGGTCGCCGCCGGCGTCGCGCGTAGCCTCGCCACCGGCATTACGCGTGGCACCGCCATCGGCCACGCGGTCAATGCCGCGCGCAACTGGATCAACGAGCCCGCGGCCTTCATGACGCCAACGGAAATGGCCAACAACGCGCGCGCCGTGGCCAAAAAGCACAAATCGGTTACGGCGTCGGTGCTCAACCGCGCCGCCTGCGAAAAGCTCAAGATGGGCATGTTCCTCGCGGTCGCCAAGGGCGCCGCCGAAGAGCCAACGTTTATTCACATGGTCTATACGCCGGCCAAAAAAGCCAAAAAGCGCGTCGCGCTGATCGGCAAGGGCCTCATGTTCGACTCGGGCGGTTACTCGCTCAAGCCATCTGACTCGATGTTTGACATGAAGGTCGACATGTCGGGCTCGGCCGCCGTCATCGCCGCGATGGACGCCATCGCCACGCTTGGCTGCGAGCACGAGGTTCACGTCATCGCGGCCTGTTGCGAAAACATGGTCTCGGGCGGCGCGTACAAGCTTGGCGACATCCTCATCGGCATGGACGGCACCAGCGTCGAGATCAACAACACCGACGCCGAGGGCCGCCTCACCTTGGGCGACGCCATCACGTACACGCGCGAAAAAGTAAAACCCGACGAGATGTTCGACTTTGCTACGCTCACCGGCGCTTGCTTGGTGGCGCTTGGACCCTACACCGCGGGCGTGCTCAGCGACCACGGCAAGCTTGCATCGTCGTGGCTGTCCGCGGCCGCGGCCACGGGCGAAGACATGTGGCGCTTGCCACTCAACAGCCGCCTCAAAGAGCAATTGCGCAGCCCAATCGCCGACATGCGCAACACCGGTGAGCGCTGGGGCGGCACCATCACGGCCGGCCTGTTTCTCAAGCACTTTGCCAAGGACACGCCATGGGTGCACGTTGACATCGCCGGACCAGCCTCGATTACCACACGGGGCGCCCAGCGCAACCCCGTGGAGGCACCGGGTTTGCCGTGGCGACCATCGTCCAGTATCTTTGCTAAGCGCGCGCAAAGGGCCGCAGGCGCAGTGGCAGTCCACGGCGTTGATCGCTGA
- a CDS encoding ketoacyl-ACP synthase III, with amino-acid sequence MNHRSRIAGIGAYVPSKVVTNHDLSKFMETSHEWILERSGIEERRWVEPGEGTAELAAKAATEALTDAGIDVKDIDMLIVATLSPDYCFPGTGVFVQRLIGLREIPCYDIRQQCSGFVYATAMADAFIRMGQYKNILVIGAEVQSTGIDVSTAGRDVTVLFGDGAGAVVMTRSTDESSMVLSTHLHADGREAEILWCEFPSSKAHPRIDEKALAERRQYPRMEGKKVFKHAVTKLPQVLMEGMVTNNLKLEQIDMLIPHQANLRINQMFAKMIGLPEEKMHNNIQKYGNTTAASIPICMNEAVKLGKIKRGDMVCLIAFGAGLTWGSAFLRY; translated from the coding sequence ATGAATCACCGCAGCCGCATCGCGGGCATTGGCGCCTACGTACCATCAAAGGTCGTCACCAACCACGACCTTTCAAAATTTATGGAGACGAGCCACGAATGGATTTTAGAGCGCAGCGGGATCGAAGAGCGTCGTTGGGTCGAGCCTGGCGAAGGCACGGCCGAGCTCGCGGCCAAGGCCGCGACCGAGGCTCTCACAGACGCCGGCATTGATGTCAAAGATATCGACATGCTCATCGTCGCGACGCTGTCGCCGGACTACTGTTTTCCTGGCACTGGCGTCTTCGTGCAACGTCTCATCGGGCTGCGCGAGATTCCCTGCTACGACATTCGCCAACAGTGCAGCGGCTTTGTCTACGCCACTGCCATGGCCGATGCCTTCATCCGCATGGGCCAGTATAAGAACATCTTGGTCATCGGCGCCGAGGTGCAATCCACCGGCATCGACGTTTCGACTGCGGGACGCGACGTGACCGTGCTGTTTGGCGACGGTGCCGGCGCGGTCGTTATGACCCGGTCGACAGACGAAAGCAGCATGGTGCTATCAACGCATCTGCACGCCGATGGCCGCGAAGCCGAGATCCTTTGGTGCGAGTTTCCTTCCAGCAAGGCGCACCCCCGCATTGATGAAAAGGCCCTCGCCGAGCGCCGCCAGTACCCGCGCATGGAAGGCAAGAAGGTCTTCAAACATGCCGTCACCAAATTGCCGCAGGTGCTCATGGAGGGCATGGTCACCAACAATCTCAAGCTCGAGCAGATCGACATGCTCATCCCGCACCAGGCCAACCTCCGCATCAACCAGATGTTCGCCAAGATGATTGGCCTGCCCGAAGAAAAGATGCACAACAACATCCAGAAGTACGGCAACACCACCGCCGCCTCCATCCCCATCTGCATGAACGAGGCTGTCAAACTCGGCAAAATAAAGCGCGGCGACATGGTGTGCCTCATCGCCTTTGGCGCCGGCCTCACCTGGGGCTCCGCCTTCCTCCGTTACTAG
- a CDS encoding SDR family NAD(P)-dependent oxidoreductase, with product MKQLALQQQWVLVTGASAGLGRAVASELARHHRANLLLVARRGDLLQQCAAELTTQFQVGVEVLVADLANEADVAQVAARAKQRGVTAAVLNAGMTKMGGHEVLPFADFKHMLALNVTGTVQLASELVPHFRAQGGDGALLLVSSIAGLIPLPYQAAYAATKAFLISFGASLGEELAGSNVSVTVFAPGGIDTDLVKGAGMSVGGPWLASAKQSAADLVDALVKRRGLVVPGLVQRLGVWSTRLLPQQTVVAGAGYVFRRLLKLAP from the coding sequence ATGAAGCAGCTCGCCTTACAACAACAATGGGTCCTCGTTACCGGCGCCTCGGCCGGGCTTGGCCGGGCCGTCGCCAGCGAGCTGGCAAGGCATCACCGGGCAAATTTGCTCCTCGTCGCACGCCGCGGCGACTTATTGCAGCAGTGCGCGGCCGAGCTGACGACGCAGTTTCAAGTCGGCGTCGAGGTCCTCGTCGCCGATTTAGCGAACGAGGCTGATGTCGCGCAGGTTGCGGCCCGCGCCAAGCAGCGAGGCGTCACCGCCGCGGTACTAAATGCCGGCATGACAAAAATGGGCGGGCACGAGGTCCTGCCATTTGCCGACTTCAAGCACATGCTTGCGCTCAACGTCACCGGCACGGTGCAGCTCGCGAGCGAGCTGGTGCCGCATTTTCGCGCGCAAGGCGGCGACGGGGCCCTGCTCCTCGTCAGCAGCATCGCGGGGCTCATCCCCCTGCCCTACCAAGCCGCGTACGCCGCCACCAAGGCGTTTCTCATCTCTTTTGGCGCGAGCCTTGGCGAGGAGCTCGCGGGCAGCAACGTGTCAGTCACGGTGTTTGCGCCGGGGGGCATTGATACCGATCTCGTCAAGGGCGCCGGCATGTCGGTGGGTGGCCCGTGGCTCGCGTCGGCTAAGCAAAGTGCCGCCGACTTAGTCGACGCGTTGGTAAAGCGCCGGGGCCTTGTCGTGCCGGGGTTGGTACAACGGCTTGGGGTTTGGAGCACGCGCTTGCTGCCGCAACAGACTGTGGTCGCCGGCGCCGGGTATGTCTTCCGCAGGCTATTGAAACTCGCGCCGTAA
- the hisB gene encoding imidazoleglycerol-phosphate dehydratase HisB — protein sequence MRRFDVTRTTRETDISLSLNLDGPGGASGAVTAEGGGAGEAIATPLPFLSHMLEAFAKHGRFGLDLQAQGDTEIDGHHTTEDIGLVLGQAFKGALGDRGGIARYGHAVIPMDETLVTVAIDFSGRPAFVWSAASLEGKWIGTFDCELAKEFFAAFATRAECNLHVLVHYGSNAHHIIEAIFKAFAKACDMATTVDQRIAGAVPSTKGTLTA from the coding sequence ATGCGTCGCTTTGATGTCACGCGCACCACGCGCGAAACCGATATTTCGTTGTCGCTCAATCTCGATGGCCCTGGTGGTGCCAGCGGTGCCGTGACCGCCGAAGGGGGCGGCGCCGGCGAGGCGATCGCGACCCCGCTGCCCTTTCTCTCCCACATGCTCGAGGCCTTTGCCAAGCACGGCCGCTTTGGGCTGGACTTGCAGGCGCAGGGCGACACCGAAATCGACGGCCATCACACCACCGAGGATATTGGCCTCGTGCTCGGACAGGCCTTCAAAGGCGCGCTCGGCGACCGCGGCGGCATCGCGCGCTATGGCCATGCGGTGATTCCAATGGACGAGACGCTCGTCACCGTCGCGATCGACTTTTCAGGCCGGCCGGCCTTTGTGTGGAGCGCCGCCAGCCTAGAAGGCAAATGGATCGGCACCTTTGACTGCGAGCTCGCAAAGGAATTTTTTGCCGCGTTTGCGACGCGCGCCGAATGCAATCTGCACGTGCTGGTGCATTACGGCAGCAACGCGCATCACATCATCGAGGCCATCTTTAAGGCGTTTGCCAAGGCGTGCGATATGGCGACGACCGTCGATCAGCGGATTGCCGGCGCGGTGCCGTCGACCAAAGGCACGCTGACCGCATAG
- a CDS encoding NUDIX domain-containing protein, with amino-acid sequence MMAAARIAGRRAFSVAIYARRGGVGGQVLMIMHRRLQTWLPVGGELESGETPLEAAMRELGEETGLAGSFPRLTEAHAGVPPGLLGYEEHMAGSKGLHMNFVFVADVPADAEVTPNDEFSEFRWVDSEALTAMEMPLNAEQFARSAIAAK; translated from the coding sequence ATGATGGCGGCCGCGCGCATCGCGGGCCGGCGTGCATTTTCTGTCGCCATCTATGCGCGACGCGGTGGGGTTGGCGGCCAGGTCTTGATGATCATGCACCGTCGGCTGCAAACCTGGTTGCCGGTAGGTGGCGAGCTGGAGTCGGGCGAGACACCGCTAGAGGCCGCGATGCGCGAGCTCGGCGAAGAGACTGGCTTAGCGGGATCGTTTCCGCGCCTGACCGAGGCGCATGCTGGCGTGCCGCCAGGGCTCCTCGGGTATGAAGAGCACATGGCGGGCAGCAAGGGCCTGCATATGAATTTTGTCTTCGTGGCAGATGTGCCCGCGGATGCCGAGGTGACGCCCAATGACGAGTTCAGCGAGTTTCGCTGGGTTGACTCGGAGGCGCTGACGGCGATGGAAATGCCGCTCAACGCGGAACAGTTTGCGCGCAGCGCGATCGCCGCAAAATAG
- a CDS encoding bifunctional phosphoribosyl-AMP cyclohydrolase/phosphoribosyl-ATP diphosphatase HisIE encodes MPGDDAAAQISQMPVFGENGLVPAIAQDARSGRVLMLAWMNEAAWRLTRDTGVMHFWSRSRGALWRKGETSGNELRVLSLRLDCDRDAVLALVEAAGPACHNGSETCFFDAASGGELATGASVLAELERTISARRAADAGASYTKSLLDGGAAKIGGKVVEEAAELVAELHRGDAAALTRESADLLFHMLVALASQHVSFGDVLGELARRAGTSGHVEKASRAKLP; translated from the coding sequence ATGCCAGGCGACGATGCAGCGGCCCAAATAAGCCAAATGCCCGTATTTGGCGAAAATGGCCTTGTACCAGCGATTGCGCAAGACGCGCGCAGCGGCCGCGTCCTCATGCTGGCGTGGATGAACGAGGCGGCGTGGCGGCTGACGCGCGACACCGGCGTCATGCATTTTTGGTCGCGCTCGCGGGGGGCGCTGTGGCGCAAGGGCGAGACCTCGGGCAACGAATTGCGCGTGCTAAGCCTGCGCCTGGATTGCGATCGCGATGCGGTGCTCGCCTTGGTCGAGGCGGCGGGCCCCGCCTGTCATAACGGCAGCGAAACATGTTTTTTTGATGCCGCCAGCGGTGGCGAACTAGCAACCGGAGCCAGCGTGCTCGCCGAGCTCGAGCGCACGATCAGCGCGCGGCGTGCCGCAGATGCGGGCGCTAGCTATACCAAGAGCTTGCTCGATGGCGGCGCGGCGAAGATAGGCGGCAAGGTGGTCGAAGAGGCGGCCGAGCTGGTTGCCGAGCTGCATCGCGGCGATGCGGCGGCGCTGACCCGCGAAAGCGCCGATCTGCTCTTTCATATGCTGGTTGCCTTGGCGTCGCAGCATGTGAGCTTTGGCGACGTGCTGGGCGAGCTGGCGCGGCGCGCGGGCACCAGCGGTCACGTCGAAAAAGCCAGTCGCGCCAAGTTGCCATGA
- the hisA gene encoding 1-(5-phosphoribosyl)-5-[(5-phosphoribosylamino)methylideneamino]imidazole-4-carboxamide isomerase, translating to MKLYPAIDLLDGKVVRLREGKRDEVTMYGDDPVAVAQAYRDAGAAMIHVVDLNGAFDQSDVQLPLVADLIAKAGVAAQVGGGIRSLARAAAYVAQGCSRVVIGTAALDENFLEDVCAAHPGRVVVAVDAKDGMVATHGWTQASGVTALALAQRAEAAGAAAVLYTDVARDGTGVGPNVEATAALQTKLSIEVIASGGIGALEHLQALAAHGVQASVIGRALFEKQFSFAEAMALVG from the coding sequence ATGAAGCTCTACCCGGCGATCGATCTGCTTGATGGCAAGGTGGTGCGGCTGCGTGAAGGCAAGCGCGACGAAGTCACCATGTATGGCGACGATCCGGTGGCGGTGGCGCAGGCGTACCGCGACGCGGGCGCGGCGATGATTCATGTGGTTGATCTAAACGGCGCGTTTGATCAAAGCGACGTGCAATTGCCGCTCGTCGCCGACCTCATCGCCAAGGCAGGCGTCGCGGCGCAGGTGGGCGGCGGCATTCGCAGCTTGGCGCGAGCCGCGGCGTATGTGGCACAAGGTTGTTCGCGCGTGGTCATCGGCACCGCGGCGCTCGACGAGAATTTTTTGGAAGACGTGTGCGCGGCGCATCCGGGACGCGTGGTCGTGGCGGTGGATGCCAAAGACGGCATGGTGGCGACGCACGGTTGGACGCAGGCCAGCGGCGTCACCGCGCTCGCGCTGGCGCAGCGCGCCGAGGCGGCCGGCGCGGCGGCGGTGCTTTATACCGATGTCGCGCGCGACGGCACCGGCGTGGGGCCCAACGTCGAGGCGACCGCGGCGTTGCAAACGAAGCTGAGCATCGAGGTGATCGCTTCGGGCGGCATCGGCGCGTTGGAACACTTGCAGGCCCTGGCGGCGCACGGGGTGCAGGCCAGCGTCATCGGACGCGCGCTGTTTGAAAAGCAGTTTTCGTTCGCGGAGGCGATGGCGCTTGTTGGCTAA
- the hisF gene encoding imidazole glycerol phosphate synthase subunit HisF: MLAKRIIPCLDVKDGRVVKGVQFEALRDAGDPVEQAAFYDAQGADEVCFLDISAAPEGRSTLVDVVARTADRLFIPLTVGGGVRSVADAERLLAAGADKVALNTAAIDRPELIAELADRFGSQAIVVAIDAKRDVHGGDVDADAGAITWQVFSHGGRTPRGLDAIAWCARVAALGAGEILLTSMDRDGTRQGYDLALLRAAGAASDVPLIASGGVGSLADLAAGLLQGGAQAVLAASIFHFGEASIAEAKLYLAAQGIAVRQGG, encoded by the coding sequence TTGTTGGCTAAACGCATCATTCCCTGCCTTGACGTCAAGGATGGCCGCGTGGTCAAGGGCGTGCAGTTTGAGGCCTTGCGCGACGCCGGGGACCCAGTCGAACAGGCCGCTTTTTACGACGCGCAAGGCGCCGACGAGGTGTGCTTTCTCGATATCTCTGCCGCACCCGAGGGCCGCTCGACGTTGGTCGACGTAGTGGCGCGCACGGCCGATCGCTTGTTCATTCCGCTCACCGTTGGTGGCGGCGTGCGCAGTGTTGCCGATGCCGAGCGGTTGCTGGCTGCCGGCGCCGATAAGGTCGCGCTAAATACGGCGGCGATCGATCGTCCGGAGCTGATTGCGGAGCTTGCCGATCGCTTTGGCAGCCAGGCGATCGTGGTGGCGATCGATGCCAAGCGCGACGTGCATGGGGGCGACGTGGACGCTGATGCTGGCGCGATCACGTGGCAAGTCTTCAGCCACGGCGGCCGCACGCCGCGCGGGCTCGATGCAATTGCCTGGTGCGCGCGCGTCGCGGCGCTCGGCGCAGGCGAGATCTTGCTTACCAGCATGGATCGAGACGGGACGCGCCAGGGTTATGATCTTGCGCTGTTGCGAGCGGCGGGCGCCGCGAGCGATGTGCCGCTCATCGCGTCGGGCGGGGTGGGCTCGCTCGCAGACTTGGCGGCGGGCTTGCTGCAAGGCGGCGCGCAGGCGGTGCTCGCGGCCTCGATTTTTCATTTTGGCGAGGCGAGCATTGCGGAGGCCAAGTTGTATTTGGCGGCACAGGGCATCGCGGTGCGACAGGGCGGGTAG